TCGCGGCGGCGGATCTCCCGCTTGAGCGTCTTGTTCTCGGTCGTGAGGTGCCGTGTCTGCGCGGCGCGACGACACAGCGTGACCAGCTCGGCATTGCTGAAGGGCTTCTGCAGGTAGTAGAACGCGCCCTCGTTCACCGCCTGCATCGCGCTCTGCAGCGACGCCTGCGCCGTCATGAGGATGACGGGCACCTCCGGGTCGTGCGCACGCACGGCCTGCAGCACCTCGAGACCCGTGATACCCGGCATACGGATGTCGGTGAGCACGATGTCGGGATCGATCTCACCGAGCCGTGCGATCGCTTCCCTGCCGCTCTGCAGCGCTACCGGCTCGAAGTCCTCGCCGCGCAGCAGGATCTCGACGGTGTCGAGAATGCCGCGCTCGTCGTCGACGACCAGGACACGTGGTCGCATCGATTCAGTTCCTCCGTGCTGCCGGTGCCGGCAGGTAGACCGTGAAGCGCGCACCGCGATCGGGCGCCGCATCGACCATGATCGCGCCGCTGTGTGCCTCGACGGCGCGATGCACCATGGCGAGTCCGAGTCCGGTGCCGCCCTCGCGCTTCGTGAAGAACGGGTCGAACAGGTGCTCGACTTCCTTTTCGGGAATGCCCGGGCCGCTGTCGGTCACCGTCAGCCGGACCGGCGACTCCATGTGCACGCTCGCGGGCAGATTGCCGTCGAATGCGCGGCCGAGCTCGACACGGACAGGGCCGTTGTCTGCCGAATACTGAACGGCATTCAACACGAGGTTGAACACCGCACGGTGCAGCAGGTCCTGGTCGCCCTCGACCGTCACCGGCTCCTTCGGCTCGATCAGCTCGATCCCCGGACAGCGCGCACTGTCCGGGTGCGCCCGCACCAGCTCGATGGCGCCGCGCGTGACCTCGCGCAGGTCGAGCGGGCTCCAGCGTCGCAGCTCGACACGGCTGAAATCCATGAAATCGGCCAGCAGCCTGCTGAGCCGATCCGACTCGTTCACCACCAGGCGACGCAGCACGGTCCTGTCATCCGTGCTGATCCGGTCCTGCGCGAGCTGCTCGCTCGCACTGCGGATCGACGCGAGCGGATTCTTGATTTCGTGCGCGAGCGACGCGCCGAGCTCAGCCACCGCCTGCAATCGCTCCGCGCGCCGGATCAGTTCCTCGATCTGCTTGCTCTCGGTGATGTCCTGCAGCACCGCCGTGACCCAGGGCAGCCCCTCGCGTTCCAGCACGGTCGTGCGCACGCCGATGTAATGGAGCCCGTCGACGCGGCTCACCTTCAGCTCGCTCCGTCGTACGCCGATGCGCGTCGCAGCCGTGCGACGCAGCATGGCACCCAGCCCGGGCACCCGACGGTCCAGGTCCGTCAGCACGTCCGGGCCGAGGTCGGCCGCTCGCGTGACCTGCAGCACCTGCATGGCCGCGCCATTCGCCTGCACCAGCCGGCCCGCCCCATCGACCGTGATCAGGCCCGTGTCGATCGTCGCCAGGATCTCGCTCGTGTCCAGCCGGAGCTGCTTCAGCTCCGACTCCGCCGCGCCCAGTGCCGTTCCGGTCAGCCGCAGCCGGTCACCCAGGTTGCCGGTCAGCAGCGCCGTCAGCGCGAACACACCGATCTGGAGGACCATCGTGACCGTCGGAGGGGCCGCCTGCAGCCACATCGCGTCCGCGAAGTACAGCGCGCTCGCCAGCCCACCCACCAGGACACCGCCGGGCAGCGGCAGCAGCAGCGCACCGGCAGCGATGTTCAGGATGTAGAGCGGAGCGAATGGGCTGCTCCCGCCGTCGGACGTGATGTGGACGATCGCGGTGACCAGCAGCGTGTCGAAAACGACCTGCAGGTACAGGAAGTTCCGGCCGGGGACCCGCCCCTTCCCTTCGGTCCACCACAGCCCCACCGCCGTGGTCGCCAGCGACAGCAGCAGCGCGAGCGTCGCCAGCAGCGTCGTCTCCGGCGTCGTCTGCTGCCACGTGAACAGCGCAGCGCCGA
This sequence is a window from Longimicrobiales bacterium. Protein-coding genes within it:
- a CDS encoding ATP-binding protein, producing MVPRRLLRWLYVGRLTLAAGIFGAALFTWQQTTPETTLLATLALLLSLATTAVGLWWTEGKGRVPGRNFLYLQVVFDTLLVTAIVHITSDGGSSPFAPLYILNIAAGALLLPLPGGVLVGGLASALYFADAMWLQAAPPTVTMVLQIGVFALTALLTGNLGDRLRLTGTALGAAESELKQLRLDTSEILATIDTGLITVDGAGRLVQANGAAMQVLQVTRAADLGPDVLTDLDRRVPGLGAMLRRTAATRIGVRRSELKVSRVDGLHYIGVRTTVLEREGLPWVTAVLQDITESKQIEELIRRAERLQAVAELGASLAHEIKNPLASIRSASEQLAQDRISTDDRTVLRRLVVNESDRLSRLLADFMDFSRVELRRWSPLDLREVTRGAIELVRAHPDSARCPGIELIEPKEPVTVEGDQDLLHRAVFNLVLNAVQYSADNGPVRVELGRAFDGNLPASVHMESPVRLTVTDSGPGIPEKEVEHLFDPFFTKREGGTGLGLAMVHRAVEAHSGAIMVDAAPDRGARFTVYLPAPAARRN